The following DNA comes from Gloeocapsa sp. DLM2.Bin57.
ACTTGTCTAAGTGAGAATAAATATCTGAGTATTTGATAGTATTTACTTTTAAGCGCCATTTTCTGAGATTAAAGCTTAAAGTATTGCTAATTTTATCTTGTATTTTTTCTAATATATTTCTTTGGGGATGTTCATACTTTCTTTGTTCTTCTAAATATTTGTACAATTTATCAATTACTAGTTGATGATTTTGCTGTTTTACTAACTCTATTCTATCTTTAAATATCAGAAGTTTTTTATCATAATCATGCTCTATTGGTACTCGAGCTAAAGCTGCTGCTAACCCAATAATATTACCTTCTCCTGCATAATATCCCTTTAGTTCAAAATATCCTGCTAAAATTTCCCATTGTCTAAAAAATTCCTGAATATTTTCATGTCTAGTTACATAAAATAAAAATTCCTGAATAAACTTTACTTGGCTAATATCTAGTGATGATTTTTGACAAATATTTCTAATTAAATCAAGTTTTTTGTCATCGGTTTTATTGATTTTAGCAATGTTACAAGAACTATAAGCGATAATACCAGGTACAAAATTTAAATTTTCAGGTACTGTTGCTAACAAGCGCATATCTGCATCTATATAGATACAAGACTCATATAGATTCAGAGATTTGGCAATTACGAACCTTTTATCATTATAAAATTTACAACTCTGGGGATAATGTAAGTAAGGAATAACATTGGGTTTATTCTTAAATTGTTTAGGGTTATCTGTGAGAACGATAAAATTAATTTCGGGAGAATATTTAGCTAGGTCATCCGCTAATAATAAAGCTAAGTTTATATATCTAGATCCTATTGCTAAAGTACAAAAACAGAAATTGTTAAATTTAACCATAATGATTATTTAACTTGTCCTAACATTTTTTTGACTAACCAAGAATTATGATAATATTTAACCCAAATATCTATGGCGGTTTTTAAATCAATTTCTAAATCGCGGTTATTAATATCAGTGATCATCTTATACATTAACTCAAACTCGATTCGAGCTTCTTTTTCCAGTATAATTAACTCAGCATTGCTACTCTGGGTAAAATTGGTTATTTCTCTGAGACCAACTTTACCGTTAATAGCGGGTTGACGGCGATCGCGTATTAAAATAAACTGTAAATGAGGATGATTAACTAATAATTGATTAAAATTTTTCATCCGTGGGGTAAAACGACTCCCGTTTTCGTTTAGAAAAGCTAGTACATTTTCTTGTTTACCATGACTGATTACTAGGTTTTCGGGGATAACTAGTTTTCTTAATCTTAAAACTGTTATTTTACCAGAATACCGTTTTAAAAATGCTGTTGCTATTTGCCTTAATTTACCAATCTCATCACTATCATCGATAATTTTAATATTATTATAGTCTTGAGACAGTATTTCCTTCTCTGTTTCCCAATAATTTAATAAGATATGATCTTCAGTTTTGTTAATCAGAGGTATGGTTTCTGGGATAGTTACTACTGCTTCCGTATCTAATAATTGCGCTAACTGTAATTTTATTTGGTGTAACTCTGTTTCTAGCTGGTTTAGTCTTTCTTCATAAGTTTTGATTGGTTTAAAATCTAATTGTGTTTGATTGTTTTGAGGTAATGTGATACCATGGACTCGATAACGGTAATAATCTGCTGCTCTATTAATAGTCTTTCTGATAGAATTTTGCTGTAAAATATCTTGAATATCTTCAGTAGTAAATATTTCAGTTAAAGTTATTCCAGTAGATGCTAATTTAATCTTTAAAATTTGCTGGAGTTGTTCTGGGTTAATAGGGGATAAATTAATGATAGACTGAGATATTCTGTCAATCACGGAAGGATCAAAAAATTCTTGAAAATGTGACCAGCGATCGGGAAATAAATTAAGGATAATTAAACTATTGGGGACATGAGTACAAATATCTTTAATCGCTTCACCAAAACTGAGTAAAATTTCCTGATTATAGGGGAGACTAAGAGATTCTAGTTGATCAAAAACAATAATTAAAGGTTCATCTAATAAGGAAAGTTTTCCCAACACAGAAATAGCTTCTAAAGCGAAGTTTTCCTGACTTAATTCTTGTGACCATTTGTCTAATCCTAAACGTTTTAATTCTGCATCCTTTAATTCATCAGCAGCTAACCAACGGGTTACTAAGATTTTATAGTTTTTATCTACGTAGCTACAATATTTAACGATTCCTTTAATGATATTTAGAGAATAACCACTACCTCCATGTTTTTTACTCCACCAATTTGTCAAATATTTTTCTATTTTGGGGAAGTTTTTTCTTTTGTCATAAATGCTAAATGGATCAGCTTCTAACTCTGTTAACAAATTGAGCTTAGTTGGAGTTGTGCAATGTTTTTCTAAGCGCATAAAGTTAACAAAAG
Coding sequences within:
- a CDS encoding exonuclease encodes the protein MLLSPNFLVIDTEGKQEINEIAIINKNGRLIYEAYNKSTFGVKSIAEIVEDIKEIIPNHLLVFHSAQHDLQILSQSFKQVGQSFPKVKTDCTYQLAKRYFPRLDSYSLQYLSQYLDLRVNGRVFNLNLAHSAKYDAQFTYQLYQKIREKMFQNTLNPFSSNRVDTPFQQHPDYSQIYQEEFNTLTSILTDIKLEPNHQSKGAIIIGEPGSGKTHLIMRLAQKTLATNRLLFIRQPNNAKSILFHIYTRILESLVEPVPKTNYSQLEYFLAKTFVNFMRLEKHCTTPTKLNLLTELEADPFSIYDKRKNFPKIEKYLTNWWSKKHGGSGYSLNIIKGIVKYCSYVDKNYKILVTRWLAADELKDAELKRLGLDKWSQELSQENFALEAISVLGKLSLLDEPLIIVFDQLESLSLPYNQEILLSFGEAIKDICTHVPNSLIILNLFPDRWSHFQEFFDPSVIDRISQSIINLSPINPEQLQQILKIKLASTGITLTEIFTTEDIQDILQQNSIRKTINRAADYYRYRVHGITLPQNNQTQLDFKPIKTYEERLNQLETELHQIKLQLAQLLDTEAVVTIPETIPLINKTEDHILLNYWETEKEILSQDYNNIKIIDDSDEIGKLRQIATAFLKRYSGKITVLRLRKLVIPENLVISHGKQENVLAFLNENGSRFTPRMKNFNQLLVNHPHLQFILIRDRRQPAINGKVGLREITNFTQSSNAELIILEKEARIEFELMYKMITDINNRDLEIDLKTAIDIWVKYYHNSWLVKKMLGQVK